A single genomic interval of Blastocatellia bacterium harbors:
- a CDS encoding MFS transporter, which translates to MDHRKGEARHMIAATAASPSRARYNVLGLLFGLTIITYTDRVCIGAAAPAITETFHFSPSTMGYIFSAFTLAYALFEIPSGWLGDYFGTRKALARIVIWWSVFTALTSVSAGFASLLLVRFLFGVGEAGAFPNIARSISCWFPSSHQGRALSITFIGSYLGAAATTPLVFQLVKWQGWRWPFVEFGALGIIWALVWYRWFRDRPEEHAAVNAEELRFIRSDQVDAAHLGHVRRVPWRVLLRSANLLFICGMYFSYGYALYFYLTWLPTYLLKARGFSEAYAGLFSALPFLAGAGGVWLGGVLTDYLSRRTGSLKIGRCLLGGFGFLSSAVALVAVALSEDRLAAASLITVACFCQMLSSPPAWSTCLDVGRRNAGVVTGFMNMTGNIGGTLAPVVVGYAVEKLASWTVPFYITAGVLAWGVIMWALVNPNRSVIEQAGGESD; encoded by the coding sequence ATGGATCATCGAAAGGGCGAGGCTCGCCACATGATCGCTGCCACCGCCGCCAGTCCGTCACGGGCGCGATACAATGTTCTCGGCCTGCTCTTCGGGCTGACCATCATCACCTACACCGACCGCGTCTGCATCGGCGCCGCCGCGCCGGCCATCACCGAGACCTTTCACTTCTCGCCGTCAACGATGGGCTATATCTTCAGCGCCTTTACGCTGGCCTATGCGCTGTTTGAAATCCCCAGCGGCTGGCTCGGCGATTACTTCGGCACGCGCAAAGCGCTGGCCCGCATTGTCATCTGGTGGTCGGTCTTCACGGCGCTCACCAGCGTTTCGGCGGGCTTTGCGTCGCTGCTGCTGGTGCGCTTTCTGTTCGGGGTGGGCGAAGCCGGCGCGTTCCCGAATATTGCGCGCAGCATTTCGTGCTGGTTCCCTTCCTCGCACCAGGGGCGTGCCCTGAGCATTACTTTCATCGGCAGCTATCTGGGCGCTGCGGCGACCACGCCGCTGGTCTTTCAACTGGTAAAGTGGCAGGGCTGGCGCTGGCCCTTCGTCGAGTTCGGCGCCCTCGGTATCATCTGGGCGCTGGTCTGGTACAGGTGGTTCCGCGACCGCCCCGAAGAACACGCCGCGGTCAACGCCGAAGAGTTACGCTTCATCCGCTCGGACCAGGTTGACGCCGCTCACCTCGGCCATGTGCGGCGCGTGCCCTGGCGCGTTTTGCTGCGCAGCGCCAACCTGCTGTTTATTTGCGGGATGTACTTCTCGTATGGCTACGCGCTCTACTTCTATCTCACCTGGCTGCCGACCTACTTGCTCAAGGCGCGCGGCTTCTCGGAAGCCTACGCCGGCTTGTTTTCCGCATTGCCCTTTCTGGCGGGCGCCGGCGGCGTGTGGCTGGGCGGCGTGCTGACCGATTATCTGTCGCGGCGCACCGGCAGCCTGAAGATCGGGCGCTGTCTGCTCGGCGGCTTCGGCTTTCTCAGCAGCGCCGTCGCGCTCGTAGCCGTGGCGCTGAGCGAAGATCGCCTCGCCGCTGCCTCGTTGATCACGGTGGCATGTTTCTGCCAGATGTTGAGCAGCCCTCCGGCATGGTCTACCTGCCTGGATGTCGGGCGGCGCAATGCCGGCGTCGTCACCGGCTTTATGAACATGACGGGCAACATCGGCGGCACGCTTGCGCCGGTGGTCGTCGGCTACGCGGTCGAGAAGCTGGCGTCGTGGACGGTCCCTTTCTACATCACTGCCGGCGTGCTGGCGTGGGGCGTGATCATGTGGGCGCTGGTCAACCCTAATCGCTCGGTCATTGAGCAGGCAGGCGGTGAAAGTGACTAA
- a CDS encoding glycosyltransferase family 39 protein has product MPTSAEQTDLMIEDQSEAITSRQVLLALAGLFVLNLLLRVFYLRYDFVNGDEGVRALTATRLLDGARLYADVVTDKPPGATLFYAAVFALAGRSMKAVHVAAALWNFATAMVVYLTTARAHGKRTGLWAALLFVYFTTNYFTQDTMAANTELLLALPYAAAFACFVRGTGMADKQSRTRRGLLLVGAGVMTGLAAMFKQTGVLNLLFFGLCELVFAYRARHDFQTVAAWLRAPGKRLLIRLSLVAIGFLLVIAVFVAWLASMHALADFWRNGVEINMFYIDSEPASLSLRFAIGRGMGYVLFNFALWSLAAWTVIRSIRAARQAAFNLTVALWCAVSLISVVISGRFFGHYFITALPALAMLAAPSVPLLGKLLRDPAYKRRARAALAILVIFFAVGLIRSHHRTVVLAYETVTGRRTSWSADWGMTKRQDEAAVIAATLRDRLQPGEPLYIWGYAHDVYWQTGCRPAARYLTPYYIDGRFSDAEAIAAQPNAPFWQEARANLIEDLKRARPRLILDIKGDMDDLPYADITGFLKANYEDVGAVGPDPNRPFRVLRLK; this is encoded by the coding sequence TTGCCAACGTCCGCCGAGCAAACCGATTTGATGATCGAAGACCAATCAGAAGCGATCACGTCGCGGCAGGTGCTGTTGGCCCTGGCGGGCCTATTTGTTTTGAATCTGCTGCTGCGGGTCTTTTACCTGCGTTACGATTTCGTCAATGGCGATGAAGGCGTGCGGGCGCTGACGGCGACGCGGCTGCTCGATGGCGCGCGCCTCTACGCCGACGTGGTGACGGACAAGCCGCCCGGCGCGACGCTCTTTTATGCGGCGGTCTTTGCGCTCGCCGGGCGCAGCATGAAAGCCGTGCATGTGGCGGCGGCGCTCTGGAATTTCGCGACGGCGATGGTGGTATATCTCACCACCGCGCGCGCTCACGGCAAACGCACGGGGCTGTGGGCAGCGCTGCTGTTCGTCTACTTCACGACAAACTACTTCACTCAGGACACGATGGCAGCAAACACCGAACTGCTGCTGGCGCTGCCCTATGCGGCGGCCTTCGCTTGCTTCGTGCGCGGCACCGGCATGGCGGATAAGCAATCAAGGACGCGGCGCGGTCTCTTGCTCGTCGGTGCGGGCGTGATGACCGGGCTGGCCGCGATGTTCAAGCAGACAGGGGTTCTCAACCTGTTATTCTTCGGCCTCTGCGAGCTGGTCTTTGCTTATCGTGCTCGGCACGACTTTCAAACGGTGGCGGCGTGGCTTCGGGCTCCGGGCAAGCGGTTGCTGATACGACTGTCGCTTGTCGCCATCGGTTTTCTGCTGGTCATCGCTGTATTCGTCGCGTGGCTCGCTTCCATGCATGCGCTCGCCGATTTCTGGCGCAATGGCGTCGAGATCAATATGTTCTACATCGATTCCGAGCCGGCGAGCTTATCGTTGCGCTTCGCCATCGGGCGCGGCATGGGCTATGTGCTGTTCAACTTCGCCCTATGGTCATTGGCCGCCTGGACGGTCATTCGCTCGATTCGAGCGGCGCGGCAGGCTGCCTTTAATCTAACCGTGGCGTTGTGGTGCGCGGTGTCGCTCATCAGCGTCGTAATCAGCGGGCGATTCTTTGGCCATTATTTCATCACGGCGCTGCCGGCCCTGGCCATGCTCGCCGCGCCGAGCGTTCCGTTGTTGGGCAAGCTGTTGCGTGATCCAGCCTACAAACGCCGCGCGCGGGCGGCGCTGGCTATCCTTGTCATCTTTTTCGCCGTCGGCCTGATCCGCTCGCACCATCGCACAGTGGTGCTGGCTTACGAAACCGTCACCGGCCGTCGCACATCCTGGAGCGCCGACTGGGGCATGACCAAACGTCAGGATGAAGCCGCGGTGATTGCCGCGACGTTGCGAGACCGCTTGCAGCCGGGCGAGCCGCTTTACATCTGGGGTTACGCTCACGATGTGTACTGGCAGACCGGCTGCCGCCCGGCGGCGCGTTACCTGACGCCTTATTACATCGATGGCCGCTTCAGCGATGCCGAAGCGATTGCGGCGCAACCGAACGCGCCGTTCTGGCAGGAGGCGCGCGCCAATTTGATTGAAGACCTGAAGCGCGCCCGCCCGCGCCTCATCCTCGACATCAAAGGCGATATGGACGACTTGCCTTACGCGGACATCACCGGGTTTCTGAAAGCGAACTATGAAGACGTTGGCGCGGTCGGCCCTGACCCGAATCGTCCCTTCCGTGTCCTGCGGCTCAAATAG
- a CDS encoding response regulator translates to MTTRVPRILIIEDDTDSRDFLCMLVALEGYEAVPARGVGDGLTIALQRDLDLIMIDNWLAEGSGVMLCRYIRAFDTDTPVLFHSAAAYESDIQEALNVGAQRYITKPADPDLLLQAIRELVEPRRNHKASRKSNS, encoded by the coding sequence ATGACAACCAGGGTCCCACGCATTCTCATCATCGAAGATGACACGGATAGCCGGGACTTTCTCTGCATGCTGGTCGCGCTGGAGGGCTACGAGGCCGTTCCCGCTCGCGGCGTCGGCGACGGGCTGACCATCGCCTTACAACGCGACCTCGACCTGATCATGATCGATAACTGGTTGGCCGAAGGGTCAGGGGTGATGCTCTGCCGTTATATTCGGGCTTTCGATACCGACACGCCGGTCTTGTTTCACTCGGCGGCAGCCTATGAGAGCGATATTCAGGAGGCGCTGAATGTCGGCGCCCAGCGATACATCACCAAGCCGGCCGATCCCGACCTGCTCTTGCAGGCCATTCGCGAATTGGTCGAACCGCGCCGCAACCACAAGGCCAGCAGGAAAAGTAATTCTTAA
- a CDS encoding CHAT domain-containing protein: protein MARKIEQGRVSENHQLQKLRSLSLTLSIGMLLLLAACFVGWQARAGTVDAAQHQDEARALEAGKPVDQQLAGGQAHVYQVTLAAGQYLHVLVEQQGVDVLVKVSGPDGKPLLEVDRPIGPQGQEPVSLVATVAGAYKLEVRAAEKGAPAGRYQIRVAELRAATAQDADRISAERAFLEGEKLQAEATADTLAQAIKKYDEALRLWRSLGERPRQADTLYYLGSIYESQGNRQKAIDAYYTPALALARELHDQAKEGDLLTNIGKALDELGEKQKALGYYEQSLALYRTLKSASGEATTLNNIGKVYDDLGQKEKALELYNRALPIFQTLKDRNSEAVTLNNIGGVYDAKYDSKDEHQRALDFYNRALPLFQAAQDQGGEATVLNNLGKYYDDAGDKEKAFGFYERALKLYRALGDRPREGNTLSNIGGLYDAWDKRQEAIDTYGRALVISQEVGDRRVTVYTLAKQGRLYDRMADDELAKCEEAANDKAKADECQKRGLAYKAKALEYYNQALPITRALSDRLVEAYTLTNIGKIYDDMGDNRKGLDYYSQALPLHLALNDDPGEAFTRYHIARVQRDLGNLTEARSQIVAAVNIVELLRTMYESHQQLRALYFAAVQNYYELYIDLLMQLHKQRPSEGNDLKALQISERARARSLLESLAEAGAKIQRGADPALLERQQLIQQQIRGKTERQLRLLAGSYTEAQAAAIKAEINGLKEAYQRVEAEMRARSPHYAALTQPQPLSAAEIQQQAVNKDSLLLEFSLGRLRSYLWAVTPTSVESFELPPRRIIQAAARKYYELLAGITPANGAAADRGLSVNSPEIRNPELTQAAAALSQLLLTPVAGELEKKRLLIVADGVLQYIPFAALPAPQAIAAGGRSPAGDKGQPTADLPPLVVDHEIVYLPSASTLAVLRKELAGRKPAPRSVAAIADPVFDPNDERVSAAAGRAASRSQPAASNQRALTVKVQKAASGTGWEVEGGLMIPRLPGTRKEAEKILAFDQPGQSLQALDFKASVATVSSPDLSQYKYIHLATHGFLNSVDPELSGLVLSLVDEKGQPQNGFLLVNDVYNLNLPAEMVVLSACKTGLGREVKGEGIIGLTRGLMYAGAARVVVSLWDVDDEATAQLMTGFYKGVLKDGLQPAAALRAAQVEMWKQKRYQSPSYWAAFILQGEWQ from the coding sequence GTGGCTCGAAAAATCGAACAAGGCCGGGTGTCGGAGAATCATCAATTGCAGAAGCTTCGCTCGCTTAGTCTCACCCTCTCTATCGGCATGCTCTTATTATTGGCCGCCTGCTTTGTCGGCTGGCAGGCCCGAGCCGGCACGGTTGACGCCGCGCAGCATCAAGATGAGGCTCGCGCGCTCGAAGCCGGCAAGCCCGTAGACCAGCAGCTCGCCGGCGGCCAGGCGCATGTTTATCAGGTCACGCTCGCCGCCGGCCAATACCTGCACGTTCTGGTCGAGCAGCAAGGCGTGGACGTGCTGGTGAAGGTGAGCGGGCCGGACGGCAAGCCACTGCTCGAAGTCGACCGCCCCATCGGGCCGCAAGGCCAGGAGCCTGTGTCGCTGGTCGCGACGGTTGCCGGCGCTTACAAGCTGGAGGTGCGCGCTGCGGAAAAGGGCGCGCCCGCCGGGCGCTATCAAATACGTGTCGCCGAGCTGCGCGCCGCGACCGCGCAGGACGCCGACCGCATCAGTGCCGAGCGCGCTTTCCTTGAAGGCGAGAAGCTCCAGGCCGAAGCGACCGCGGATACGCTGGCGCAAGCCATCAAGAAATACGACGAGGCGCTGCGGCTGTGGCGCAGCCTCGGCGAGCGCCCGCGGCAAGCCGACACGCTTTATTACCTCGGCTCGATTTATGAGTCGCAGGGCAATCGGCAAAAAGCGATTGACGCGTATTACACGCCGGCCCTCGCCCTCGCGCGCGAGCTTCATGACCAGGCGAAAGAGGGCGATTTGCTGACCAACATCGGCAAGGCACTCGACGAGCTGGGCGAGAAGCAGAAGGCGCTCGGTTATTACGAGCAGTCGCTGGCGCTCTACCGCACGCTGAAATCGGCCAGCGGCGAGGCGACGACGCTCAACAACATCGGCAAAGTTTATGACGACCTCGGCCAAAAAGAGAAGGCGCTGGAGCTTTACAACCGCGCCCTGCCGATCTTTCAAACGCTCAAGGACCGCAACAGCGAAGCCGTGACGCTCAACAACATCGGCGGCGTCTATGACGCCAAGTACGATTCAAAAGACGAGCATCAGCGGGCGCTCGACTTTTACAACCGCGCCCTGCCGCTATTCCAGGCCGCCCAGGATCAGGGCGGCGAAGCGACGGTGCTGAACAACCTCGGCAAGTACTACGACGACGCCGGCGACAAAGAGAAGGCGTTCGGTTTTTACGAGCGCGCGCTGAAGCTCTATCGCGCCCTCGGCGACCGCCCGCGCGAAGGCAACACGCTGTCGAATATCGGCGGCCTCTATGACGCCTGGGACAAGCGCCAGGAGGCGATAGACACCTACGGTCGCGCGCTGGTCATCAGCCAGGAGGTTGGCGACCGCCGGGTCACCGTTTATACGCTCGCCAAGCAGGGCCGGCTCTATGACCGCATGGCCGACGACGAGCTTGCGAAATGCGAAGAGGCCGCCAACGACAAGGCGAAGGCCGACGAGTGCCAGAAGCGCGGGCTGGCCTACAAGGCGAAGGCCCTTGAGTATTACAACCAGGCGCTGCCGATCACACGGGCGCTCAGTGACCGGCTGGTCGAGGCCTACACGCTGACCAACATCGGCAAGATTTATGACGACATGGGCGATAACCGCAAGGGGCTGGACTATTACAGTCAGGCGCTGCCGCTGCACCTTGCCTTGAACGACGACCCTGGCGAAGCCTTCACGCGTTATCACATCGCCCGCGTGCAGCGCGACCTCGGCAACCTGACAGAGGCGCGCAGTCAGATCGTCGCCGCCGTCAACATCGTCGAGCTGCTGCGCACGATGTACGAAAGCCATCAGCAGTTGCGCGCCCTCTACTTCGCGGCGGTGCAGAACTACTACGAGCTTTACATAGACCTGCTCATGCAACTGCACAAGCAGCGGCCCTCGGAAGGCAACGACCTGAAGGCATTACAAATCAGCGAGCGGGCGCGAGCGCGCAGCCTGCTCGAATCTCTGGCCGAAGCGGGGGCGAAGATTCAGCGCGGCGCCGACCCGGCGCTATTGGAGCGCCAGCAGCTTATCCAGCAGCAGATTCGCGGCAAGACCGAGCGCCAGTTGCGCCTGCTCGCCGGTAGCTACACCGAAGCGCAGGCGGCGGCGATCAAGGCAGAAATCAACGGCTTGAAGGAGGCTTACCAGCGGGTCGAAGCCGAGATGCGCGCCCGAAGCCCGCACTACGCGGCGCTGACGCAGCCGCAGCCGCTGTCAGCCGCAGAGATTCAACAACAGGCGGTCAACAAGGATTCGTTGCTGCTTGAGTTCTCGCTAGGCCGGCTGCGCAGTTACCTGTGGGCGGTGACGCCGACCTCTGTCGAGAGCTTCGAGCTGCCGCCGCGCCGGATTATCCAGGCAGCGGCGCGAAAGTATTACGAGTTACTCGCGGGCATCACGCCGGCAAATGGCGCGGCGGCGGATCGCGGGCTGAGCGTCAACAGTCCAGAGATCCGCAACCCGGAGTTGACGCAGGCGGCAGCGGCGCTCAGTCAGTTGTTGCTGACGCCGGTTGCAGGCGAGCTGGAAAAGAAACGCCTCTTGATCGTCGCCGACGGTGTCTTACAATACATACCGTTTGCGGCCTTGCCGGCGCCGCAGGCGATAGCGGCAGGCGGTCGCTCGCCTGCCGGCGACAAGGGCCAGCCGACCGCTGATCTGCCGCCGCTGGTCGTTGACCACGAGATCGTCTATCTGCCGTCGGCTTCGACGCTGGCCGTGCTGCGCAAAGAACTGGCCGGACGTAAGCCGGCGCCGCGATCCGTCGCGGCCATTGCCGACCCGGTCTTCGATCCGAATGACGAGCGCGTCAGCGCCGCTGCGGGGCGGGCGGCCTCTCGCTCGCAACCGGCGGCGAGCAATCAGCGCGCCCTGACGGTCAAAGTCCAGAAGGCGGCGAGCGGCACGGGCTGGGAGGTTGAAGGCGGCCTGATGATTCCGCGTTTGCCGGGGACGCGCAAAGAGGCCGAGAAGATTCTGGCCTTCGACCAGCCAGGGCAGAGCCTACAGGCGCTCGACTTCAAGGCGAGCGTGGCGACCGTCAGCAGCCCCGACTTGAGCCAGTATAAATACATCCATCTGGCGACGCATGGTTTCTTAAACAGCGTTGACCCCGAGTTGTCGGGCCTTGTGCTATCGCTGGTAGACGAGAAGGGCCAGCCGCAGAATGGCTTCTTGCTGGTCAATGATGTTTACAACTTGAACCTGCCCGCCGAGATGGTTGTGCTCAGCGCCTGCAAGACCGGGCTGGGCCGCGAGGTCAAAGGCGAAGGCATTATCGGGCTGACGCGCGGGCTGATGTACGCCGGGGCGGCGCGCGTCGTCGTCAGCCTGTGGGACGTCGACGACGAGGCGACGGCACAATTGATGACTGGTTTCTACAAAGGGGTGTTGAAGGACGGGCTACAGCCAGCGGCGGCATTGCGGGCGGCTCAGGTCGAGATGTGGAAACAGAAACGCTATCAATCGCCTTCCTACTGGGCGGCGTTCATCCTACAGGGTGAATGGCAGTGA
- a CDS encoding invasin domain 3-containing protein, with protein sequence MMNASKSAVSASAINTVRSTTHWRIALSLLLTLAVASTFTLRSFAARPAVAQATVESTAPHSAARTEVTAPFGVLVGRGAIIVNDNRARSGDTVVEGSTIVTGPDAYGWIDAGAAGRVELYPNMTTTLLLPRGETEAQAGQTKRTIKPVGSGPNISVKAGNALQLQVQVTDENDKPVRDEVVTFTLDNPAGGTLSTATVATDANGIATTTFTAGPTTGSTGITASVPGATFTYKATIRAGLGLLLLLLIGTAAVGTIVTVVVVKNAGEDNPVSASRP encoded by the coding sequence ATGATGAACGCGAGCAAATCCGCTGTCAGCGCCTCGGCCATCAACACCGTGCGATCAACGACTCACTGGCGAATTGCGCTCAGCCTGTTGCTGACCCTGGCCGTCGCCAGCACCTTCACGCTGCGCTCGTTTGCGGCGCGTCCGGCGGTGGCGCAAGCGACTGTCGAAAGCACCGCCCCCCATTCTGCCGCCCGCACGGAAGTGACAGCACCTTTCGGCGTGCTGGTCGGCAGAGGCGCGATCATCGTTAACGACAATCGCGCCAGGTCGGGCGACACGGTTGTCGAAGGCAGCACGATTGTCACTGGCCCCGACGCCTATGGCTGGATCGATGCGGGCGCGGCGGGCCGCGTCGAGCTATACCCGAACATGACGACGACGCTATTGCTGCCGCGCGGCGAAACGGAGGCGCAGGCGGGTCAGACCAAGCGCACGATCAAGCCGGTCGGCTCCGGCCCGAACATCAGCGTGAAAGCCGGCAACGCCTTACAGCTTCAGGTGCAGGTGACGGACGAAAACGACAAGCCGGTGCGCGACGAAGTGGTCACCTTTACACTCGACAACCCCGCGGGCGGCACCCTGAGCACTGCTACCGTGGCGACGGATGCCAACGGTATTGCCACCACGACGTTCACCGCCGGCCCGACGACCGGCTCGACAGGGATTACGGCGAGCGTGCCGGGCGCGACTTTCACTTATAAGGCGACCATTCGCGCCGGGCTGGGATTGTTGTTGTTATTGCTGATCGGCACCGCCGCCGTCGGCACCATTGTTACCGTCGTCGTCGTAAAGAATGCCGGGGAAGATAATCCTGTGTCGGCTAGCCGCCCATAA